GCAGCGGTGAATTGGGCCACAATTTGATGGATCACCATTTCCGTTGTGGTGCTGGTGGTAAAATAGATGGTTATTTGGATAGCTATGTGTATGGCCGCAGACCGACAGGTTTGTATGTACCTCGTTTTGTAAACGTAGAAGGTGATACCAAAAAGCGTGATTATGTCCGTGGATTCGGATATCAGGGTGCTGCAGGTCGTGGACGTTGGTCTGGTGCTGTTGCCGAGATGGAAGTGGGTGGTGCATGGAAAGATGCCATCTGTGAGCCAGGTGACTGGACCGTAGGTTTTACCGCTTTCGGAGAAACACTGCCTTATCACGAAAATAAAGTTACGCTCGATAAAAGCAAAAAAGATAAATGGGGATTACCTGTATTATCATTTGACGCGGAGATCAAGGATAATGAATTGAAGATGCGTGGTGACATGCAGAACGAAATGAAAGAAATGTTGGAAAAAGTTGGCGTGAAAGATATCTATACCTACGATAATGTATATGGCTTCGGTCAAGGTATCCACGAAATGGGAACCGCTCGTATGGGACGTGATCCAAAAACTTCCGTTTTAAATGGTAACAACCAAGTGTGGGATGCATTGAACGTCTTTGTGACTGATGGTGCTTGTATGACTTCTGCAGGTTGTGTCAACCCTTCATTAACGTACATGGCCCTTACTGCTCGTGCAGTTGACTTTGCAGTAAGTGAATTGAAAAAAGGTAACATCTAATAGCTAAAGATTCATAACAATGGAAAATAACGCAAATAAGACGAGTAGAAGAGGTTTTATAAAGAGTGCTGCAACCGCTGCGGCGGCTTTTATGATCGTCCCTCGCCATGTATTGGGCGGAAATGGCTTTACAGCTCCAAGTGACAAATTACAAGTAGCAGGTATCGGTGTAGGAGGCAAAGGTTTTAGCGACATCAACGCGTTTCATGATTCAGGGAAGGCAGATTTGGCTTTCTTGTGTGATGTGGACGACCGTCGTGCAGCCGGTGCATTAAAACGTTACCCGAAGGCAAAATATTATAAAGACTATCGTGAGATGTTGGATAAGGAGCACAAACGCATTGAAGCTGTTTCTGTTTCGACTCCAGATCATCAACATGCAATTCAGGCGCTTGCAGCTATGCAGTTGGGTAAGCACGTGTACGTTCAAAAACCGCTGACACACGATGTTTGGGAAGCCAGAGCTTTGACGCATGCCGCTAAGAAATATAAAGTAGTGACCCAAATGGGAAATCAAGGGGCATCGAATGATGGACCACGTTTTGTGCGTGAATGGTACGAAGCTGGTCTTATTGGTGATGTACATACTGTATATTGTTGGACAGACCGTCCGGTATGGCCTTCGGGTATTGCTTGGCCTACAGGTAAAGCTGAGATTCCGAAAGAATTGGATTGGGATCTTTGGTTAGGGACTGCACCTTACAAAGAATATGTCGACAAATTGGTGCCTTTCAACTGGCGTGGCTGGTGGGATTATGGTACCGGTGCATTGGGCGATATGGGCTGTCATTTGTTGGAAGTGCCTTTCAGTACCTTAGGGCTCACCTATGTACAAGATGTACAAGCTACTGTAGGTTCTGTATATGTGGATGAGTTCAAACGCGGATATTTTCCGGAAAGCTGTCCGCCATCAAGCCACGCAACATTAACATTCCCGAAAACACCGCGTACTAATGGCCCTGTCACATTACACTGGATGGACGGTGGTATTCAGCCCGCTCGTCCGGATGAATTAGGTCCAAACGAAATTTTTGGTGATGGTGGTAACGGAATCTTACTTGTCGGTACAAAGGGAAAAATCCTTGCTGATACTTACGGACAGAATGCACGTTTATTACCAACGTCGAGAAAAGAACAAATTGCCCAAAAGTATGCGCGTGTACCCGGACAAGAAAGTGGACACTATGCACAATGGGTAGAAGCTTGTCAGGCTGGATACGGTAAGAAAGAGGTGAGTTCGCCATTTGAAATCGCCGGTCCATTGACTGAAGCTTTATTGATGGCTAATTTGGCAATCAGAGGAGCTGATTTACGTATCGATGGCAAATATCCTGGACGTAACCTGAAATTGCTGTGGGATAACAATAATATGCGCGTTACAAACTTCGATCATGTCAATCAGTATGTAAAACGTAATTACAGACAAGGTTGGGAAATGAAATATAATTTCTAAAATTAAGATATTTAGTAGTATGAATAGAAGAGAAGCATTACAACGAGTTGCCTTAATTTTAGGAGGTACCGTTATTGGCGCTAATTTATTTTTGGAAGGTTGTACACGTTCAGCAACGAAAGATGTGCAAGCATTATTTGAAGCGAAAACGACCGACTTGCTAGGTGATCTAGCGGAGGCTATTTTACCTAAAACTGCTACTCCGGGGGCGAAAGAAGCAGGGGTAGGAAGTTTTATCCCTGTCATGGTGCGTGACTGCTATACAGAGAAGCAGCAAAAAGCATTTTTAGATGGTTTGGGCAGTTTGGACGACAAATCGAAAGAAGTGAAAGGGAAACCATTCCTGGAACTTTCGGCGGAAGATAGAACGGCTGTCGCTGCGGCTTTGGATAAAGAAGCGAACGAGTTCAACAAAAAACAGGCTGAAGATCAGAAAGATAGTCGCGAGAAAAATAGAGAGAAACAGAATGAATTGTACAATTATGTGGATAATGATCCACCTCATTGGTTCACCATGTTTAAGCAGTTAACGTTGACCGGTTTCTTTAACTCTGAACTGGGCTGCACAAAGGCATTACGCTATGTGAAGATTCCTGGAAAATTTGATGGTAATCTTCCATACAAAAAAGGAGACAAAGCATTTGCTTAACAAAGCTTGCAAAAGTAAAGATAAAAAGGAGACCAAGGTCTCCTTTTTATTTTGTCTCGATTGCCAGAGCAAAATGGATCCGCTGTTGTTTAGTAACGGTCATAAAATATCCCTGATCGGTAGAATCACCATTAATTTCTACGGTATCATTATAGCGCAGTTCACGAAGGTAGTTCATCTCCAACGACCGGATCTGATTAGTTAATACGAGCTCCATAGGCAATCTGTCCATACACCAGTCGAGATATTTAACATTGTTGGCGTGGTTGACAATATCCAGATCGGAGAGTTTTACACTATATTCATCCCTATTTTTGACCGGACTGGTGATATCGAGTTTCGAAAAAGGCCGCTGGGTGGCTGGACGGTCGGGATATGTCACAAAATCTTCGGTCGAAATGGCCAGTGTTTCGGAACTTCTTTTTACTGTATTGATGACGGCCCAATAACTGCTTGCTGTCACATAAGGCTGCCCATTCACTGTAATTTCAAAATTTCTGGTCGAGCGTGCGCCTGCCAATTCCTGCACCCAGGTTTTCACCTTGACAATATCCATCCATTTGGGTAATCTCGTAATCTCAATTCGTATACGGCTTAGTACCCACGTTTGGTTATGTTTGGCCATTTCTTTAAATCCAAAACCCGCTACATTGGCATGCTCTCCAGCGGTGAGCTGCAAGATATTAGATAAATCGGAGAAGCGGATGCGACCATTGGAGTAGCACTGTGTGAAATTAATTTCCCACTCTTTTTCGAAAACAGATGGTTCCATATAGTATATATTTTCCGCAAAAATAGAGAATAAGAATCATTTGTGCCATCCCCACAAGCTGAAATGACACGCTATTCAGATAACGTGGAATCTTCCTAAGGTACAAACGTTTTTTTATTGTAAAATAAATGATAGTTTTTAATTATTGTATTGATTATTATACGTGGAATTGGTAGATTTAGATAAGCCAATGGCAGAGGAAGATAAAATAAGATTGGCTTAAAAGCGTTATTGATTATGTAACGCAAACACTATTGTTAAACATTAAATGCTCGTATTATGGTTGGACAACTAATAGCTAAAGAGGAAATTCCTCAATTTAAATTTATCCCGGCGATTGAAGATAAGACAGCGACCTTTATGGATAAATTGAAAGGTGCACTTCGGTTGGGAAATGAGTTTAAATCCAAAACCGAAATTGCCTTTCAGACAGATTCCGGACCAAAACGTATCGAAACCACGGTGTGGTCGTTGACCGATAGATATATTCAGATTAAAAGTGGCGTTTTAATACCATTAAAGTCTATTATTGCAATTGATTATTAAATAGACAAAGAAAGGCTCCTCATGTAGTTAAGGAGCCTTTCGCTTTTAATGATAGATGCTGTTAAATGATAGATGCTGTTAAATGATAGATGCTGTTAAGAAGCGCATCAGTACTGTTTCCCTTTCCAAGAGGACCTCTTGCAAAAAGAAATTTCTAATACGTTTCGCCTGTTAATTCTTTTAGGCGTATCTCGGATACCTTCGCATCGTATTGTGCAGTATAGCTACGTGTCATTGCATTGATGTAATTTAGCTGCGCTGTTCTTACTTCCAACGTGGTGATGGTACCTATCCGGAATTTATCCATGGTGATGTTTAAATTTTCTTTTGCCAGTTCCTCGTTTTGCCGTTCTACATTGGCCAATTCGATGTTGGTAATGTAGGTTTGAAACAAAGTCCTTACCTGAGCCTGTATATCCTGTTTTTGCTGTTTGATCTGTATTTCAGCACTCTTAATCTGAAATTTCGCAATACGTTCGTTTCTATTTTGCAAAAAGCCGTTGAATATGTTAAGGGATGCCGATACACCGTAGGTGAGTCCTCTATTTTTGTTTTCTGTAGAGAAACCAAGAGAGGAGTGAGATTCGTTCCAATTATACCCGCTATTTAAACCAATTTTGGGATAACGTTCGGCTTTGACTGTCTTTAGGTTAAGTTCGGCGACACGGTTGTTGATGATGGCAAGCTGAATTTGAGGATTTTGTTGATCAGCAATTTCGATGAGATTACCCAGTTTAAGATCCGTATCCAGTTTCATTTCATCTTCAACGTCAAAGTTTAGACTCAAATCTCTTGTCATCAATTGGTTGAGGTAAGTTTTGGTGTTTTTAAAGCTTTCGAGCTGCCTAAGCAGGTTTGTCTGATCGGTATTTAGATCGACTTTAGCATTTAGTAGATCGAGCTTGGAACCTTTTCCGATCTGCAGGCGATTTTCCGCCAGAGTAACCCGATATTGAGAAAGTGTAATGGTTGTATCTAATGCGTTGATCAATCGTTTTTGCTGCACAAGATTATAATAGGTAGCCATGACTTCACTGAGTTGCGTAATGACCTCATATCTAATCTCAGCCTCGCCCTGACGCTGTATCTCTTTAAATCGATCCCTACGCGCAAACATACCCAGTCCGTCAAATATCGTCCAGTTTAAGTTAACACCATACGACATATTGTCATTTTTTGCATTGGAAACCTGCTGTACCTGTCCATCGGCCCTAACCTGTCTTGAATTCTGGACCGAATTACTTCTGCTAAATGTACCGGTTACTGCGGGAAGCATACCTGCGCTGCCTAAACTGGTATACTCGATATCAATGTTGTTGTCATTTTTAGCCAAAAGAATATTGAAGTTATTGCTCAACGTTGTTTTTAGCGCATCTTCCAAGGTCAATATCTCTTGGGCACGAGCTTGAAACATGATGGAGCAAAGCCATAGTAGTAGGGTGAAATTTCTCTTCATGTTTTAATTATTCGTAGCTTTTAATGTTATCAAATTCTGGTCTATGTTTTTTTTGTCGTGACCACATATAATAGATGGCCGGGATGATGAATAACGTCAGAATAAGGGAAAATATGGTGCCTCCGACGATTACTACCCCCATCCCAATTCTGCTGGTCGAAGCAGCACCGAGCGACATGGCAATCGGCAAAGCGCCTAACGCAATGGCCAAACTGGTCATTAAGATCGGTCTAAGCCGCGATTCAGAAGCATGCATAATGGCCTCCAATTTTTCCATTCCCTCTTCCCGCATCTGGTTGGCAAATTCAACAATCAGGATACCATTTTTGGTGACGAGGCCGATCAGCATAATCGTTCCGATCTGGCTGAAGATATTCCAGGTCTGATCAAATAACCATAAACTGATCAGCGCACCGGCTACAGCCATGGGAACAGTCAGAATGATGATAAAAGGATCAAGGAAGCTTTCAAATTGAGCCGCTAAGATCAAGTAGATTAGTAATAGAGCCAAACCAAATGCAAATAGGGTGTTGGAGCTACTTTCAACAAAATCACGCGATTCTCCGCTTAGATCGGTCGTAAAGCTCTGATCGAGCACTTTTTCCTTTATCCGATCCATTGCAGCAATACCATCGCTCATACTCATCCCAGGAGCCAGGCCGGCGGAAACGGTAGCGGACATATAACGGTTGTTGTGATAGAGTTGGGGCGGACTGCTTTCTTCTTTCACGCTAACAACGTTGTCCAATTGGATAAGCTGCCCCATGTTATTACGTACATAGATGGAAGAAAGATCCGTTGGAGTCGCCCGACGGTCATTCTCAACCTGTCCAATAACTTGATATTGTTTTCCGTCGCGCATAAAGTACGCAAAACGTTGACCGCTCAGCAACAGTTGTAAGGATTGCGATACATCCAGTACAGAAACGCCTAGGCTTAGCGCCTTTAGCCGGTCAATTTCAACATGAAGTTCTGGTTTGTTGAACTTGAGGTTGATATCTGTTGTGGAGAACGTAGGGTCGCTGTTGACCTCACTCATAAATTGCGGTATTTTTTCCTGAAGCTTTTCAAAATTCTGCGCCTGGATAATATATTGAACGGGCAATCCACCTCTACGATTCATGGATATTGTGGGCGACTGTGATACATTGACCCGAACAGCATCGTATTGTTTAGTCCATTTGGTCAGTTCCTTCGCAATATCATCCTGGGATTTCTGGCGTTCGCTTGGGTCAACCAACGTCATCCGGATGCGTCCGGAATTGACAGACGCGGCTCCGAAGCCAGGTGAAGTGATGTTAAGACTGATTTTATTCTCCGGAATCGAATCATACACCAGTTTGTCCAGTTCCTGCATGTAACGATCCATATATTCGTAGGTAGCACCTTCTGGACCTGTTACATTGACAGAGATATTGCTTCGGTCGTCGTACGGTGCAGTTTCTTTTTTAATGGATGAAAAAAGGATTCCAATAACCACAAAGCAGATGATTAGGATCGGAAAACTGATCCATTTAAATTTCATGAATTTGTCAAGGGCATTGGCATACCCCTTGTTCATCTTGACAAACATGGGTTCGGTCCAATTATAAAATTTTGTTTTTTTGTGTCCACCACCTTTAATTAGGTAGGCATTGAGCATAGGGGTGAGGGTCAGCGAAACAAATGCAGAAACTAATACGGCCGAAGCGATAACGACTCCAAATTCGCGGAACAACCGGCCTACAAAGCCTTGAAGAAATATGACAGGTAAGAATACCGCTGCAAGTGTGATTGAAATCGAGATAACGGCAAAGAAGATTTCCTTCGAGCCCTTCAAAGCAGCCTCTATGGGAGACATACCTTCTTCCACTTTCTTAAAGATATTTTCCGTCACTACAATCCCATCGTCGACGACAAGGCCTGTCGCGAGTACGATGGCGAGCAGCGTAAGTACATTAATTGAAAATCCGAAAATGTACATAATAAAAAAGGTTGCAATCAGTGAGACGGGAATATCCAGAAGAGGCCGCAATGCGATACCCCAGTCGCGGAAGAAAAAGTAAATGATCAAGGTAACCAAGATAATTGAAATCAGCAGTGTCTCGGCGACTTCCTCCACCGATTTTTTAATAAATGTGGTGTTGTCAGAAGCAATGTTAAGGATAATATCTTCGGGTAGATCTTCCTTGATCTGATCGAGCATTTTATAAAAATTATTGGCAATTTCGAGGTAGTTTGTTCCGGGTTGAGGGATAACCGCTATACCAACCAATTGCTTTCCATTGCTGACCATTTTTGTTTCCAGATTTTCCGCATCTATCTCTGCCCGGCCAATGTCGATGAATTTGACAATACGGCTACTATCGGATTTCAGAATGATATCATTAAACTGCTCGGGTGTAGAAAGGTTTCCTACGGTTTTTACAGTGAGTTCGGTGGTATTTCCAACAATTTTTCCAGAAGGCAATTCAACGTTTTGATTATCCAGAGCCGCGCGGATATCAGAAGCGGTGATCCCGTAAGCAGCCATGCGGTCGGGGTTGAGCCACAACCGCATGGCGTAGCGCTTTTGACCGTAAATTTGGGTACTGCTGACACCTGGAATTGTCTGAAGTCTTTCTGAGATCACATTTTCGGCGTAGTCGCTCAGCGAAAGTTTATCGCGCGTTTCACTTTGCAGCGTCAACGTGATAATAGGATCGGAGTCGGCATCTGCTTTAGAAACCACTGGCGGAGCATCGATATCCTGAGGCAAGCTACGGATGGCCTGAGAGACCTTATCACGGACATCATTTGCCGCTTCTTCAAGGTTTTTCTGCAGACCAAACTCGATGGTGATGTTACTGGACCCCTGGTTACTGGAGGATGATATATTCCGGATGCCATCGATGGAGTTGATGGCTTTTTCCAACGGTTCGGTAATCTGAGATTCAATGATATCTGGATTTGCACCGGCATAGTTTGTTCTTACAGAAACAATAGCCGGGTCAATGGAGGGGTATTCGCGGACGCCCAAAAAACTAAAACCAATGTAGCCAAATAATATAATGGTTATATTGACGACAATAGTTAGCACCGGACGTTTGATAAAAATAGCTGATAAATTCATGTACAGTTAGTTAGCTAATGATACCTTAACTTTTGATCCATCTTTTAACGACAGCACACCTGTGGTTAAGACGGTGTCACCAACACTGATTCCAGATAAAACGACAATATCTTTGTCCGTACGTGCACCAGTTTCAACCTTCACTTCTTTGGCTAGGCCATGCTGTAATACAAACACCTTCTTTCCGTCCTGAACAGGTACGATGGCTTCAGTTGGGATCGATATGGCATCGTTTTCTACCTCGATTGGAACGCTAACGTTGACAAATGATCCTACTTTCAATTTTCCCTGCTCATTCGTTGCGCGGGCTCTGACTGTCAGTGTTCGGGTGTTAAGTGATACTTGAGGTTCTATAGCGTAGATAGTTGCTTTCATGACGGTTGGATCATTGGCAACACTAAACTCGATCGGCATATTGATTTTAACGATACTGCTGTATTTTTCGGGGACTGCAAAGGTGATTTTTACCAGGTTGTCCTTGACCAGATTTGTGATCAGCGTGGTGGGTGAGACAATGGCTCCTACAGATATATTCCGTAATCCGATCATTCCACTAAATGGCGCTCTTATAGTGGTCTTTGATATTTGTGCCTGGATCAACTGGATCTGTGCGGCAGATGTTTTTAAGGCCGCGCTGGCAATATCAAACTCTTCCTGACTGATAGCACCTTTTTGCAACAGCAATTTTGCCCGACGTTCATTTTCTGCATTGAGCTGATTGGTCGTTTGGGATTGTCTTAATTGCGCCTGCAGTTCTATATCATCAATCTTGATTAAAGGTTCGCCCTGCCTGACACGCTGCCCTTCTGCAAAATATATTTTGGTAATTCGACCACTGACTTCACTTCTGACCTCGACCTGCTCTTCTGCGTCAATGCTTCCCGAAAGATTGATCGATCTATCGGCAACAGAAGATTTGGCAATGATCGCCTGTGCCGGAACAGGCACATCTTTTTTCTCCTTTGGCTTATCGGTGCCCACTTTGTCTTTTCTAGCGGTCAACAGAAAGTATGCACCTCCAAAAACAGCGCAGGCCAAAAGAAGGTAAATGATCGATTTTTTATTCATGTGGTATAGTATCTTATGTACTTCTTACTTTTAACGGGTAAATATAGGTTTATTATAATGCGGATACGGGTTGTCAAAAGGATTTTACAATATGCACGGAACTTAAGCAAGAAACTGCACTGCGCGTTACATGGAGCGAAGGGAGATAAAAAAAGCTAGAAATAATTTTCTAGCTTTGCGTCTACTATTTTTTTGATTTTGTCTTTTGTTCCACTTCTTTTGGAGCCTCATCGTTAATTTTCGGCTTGATTGCAGCTCTTGATAAATGCGGTCTTCTTTTTCCAAAAGAACCATTTGATATTTTTCCTCTTCTGGTTTTGATGTCACCTTTTCCCATAGTGTAAAATATTTTGGTTTTAAAAATGATATATAACCTAAATATAGGGATTTGTTTTGAAAGATTCAACTGCTTTGTATTCAAATGATGGGAAAAATACGTTTTTGGACATCAATTTTGAAGTTTTTGGTAATGGTATCAAAAAACAAATTGTTGACCGGTTTGTTTTCAGCAACCAAGTAGGGGATTTCCAATATGTTATTTTTTAATTTAATACGGTAATAACCATACAATAATCCTCTAGTCGTCTGAATCGATTCGATTTTCTGCACGGCTTCGATATCCTTAAAAAGGTTAAAGCTATAATTTTCTCCTTTTAATTGTTCAATAAAAACTTCATCAGTTTTGGCATTATACCATATTTGCTGGCTTTTTACCTTGCTAAAATGGTTGTTGAATAAAAAGAGGTAACCCAAAAGAAAGATTGCAATTGGAAGTAAGAACAGTACGATTTTTATCTTTATGAAAAGCAATACGACAATCAGAATCAGGATAACCCCCATAACGACATTGGAAATGGTTTTTTTTAAATTCGCCTGAATGACTGCGGGGGAAGCCTCAATCAATTGAAAGCCTGTTCTTAAATACTTGGATACATCGGAAGCAAACCCAAAAAAATTTAATTTCTTGCGTATCACCAGATAAGCAATAAGAAGGATAAGTCCAATGATCAGAAACCGCATATTTTCTATTTAGTATTGTTCGTCTTCGTTTGGGTATTTTACTGCTTTCACTTCAGCCACATAGTCGCTTACTGCGGTGATAATTTGCTCATGCAAGTTAGCAAAATGACGCATAAATTTAGGTTTGAAATCTGCATTCATGCCCAGCATATCGTTAATGACAAGTACCTGCCCGTCGCAATCCGCACCAGCACCGATACCTACGGTAGGAATTGTCAATGTTTCGGTTACTGCCTTGGCCAATTTTGCAGGTATCTTTTCCAACACAATGGCAAAACAGCCGGCGTCCTGTAAAGCAAGCGCATCTTCGATTAGTTTAGCTGCCTCTTGCTCTTCCTTCGCGCGGACACCAAAATTACCAAATTTGTTGATAGATTGGGGAGTGAGGCCCAGGTGACCACATACGGGAATACCTCCCGAAATGATTTTTTTAATGTTCGCTATGATTTCAAGTCCACCTTCCAGCTTCAGTGCGTGTGCACCAGATTCCTTCATCATACGGACGGCTGCGTTATAGGCCTCATCGGCAGATCCCTGATAAGATCCAAACGGCAAGTCTGCCAGCACCATGGCGCGCTGCGTGCCCCTTGCAACAGACGCCGCATGGTAAATCATATGATCAAGGGTAATAGGCAAGGTAGTTTCGTATCCAGCAAATACATTGGCGGCAGAATCTCCAATCAAAATAACATCAACACCAGCCTGATCGACCATTTTAGCCATGGAATAATCGTAGCTGGTCAGCATAGAAATCTTTTCCTGACGGTCTTTCATGGCTTGTAGCATGGCGGTGCTAACGCGTTTCATTTCTTTGTTTACAGACATCTTAACTTTTATTTTGTGTCCAAAAGTAAGCTTTTTATCATACATTGACCAATATTCTGCCTGGTGTTTTGTATTTTTGCCAAATGATACAAAATGAGAATCGTCTATTTAAATTTCCCAAATTTTCAGAATTAATCATTCATGAGGATGAAAATTTGATTGTTATCAATAAACCACCGTTTGTAGCTTCTTTGGATGAACGTGAGGGCGGAGAGGTCAATATCCTTCGATTGGCGAAAAAATACCATCCGGATGCGCAGGTGTGCCACCGTTTGGACAAAGAGACTTCGGGTATTTTATTAATTGCCAAAAACCCCGAAACGTATCGTTCAATTTCTATTGCATTTGAAAAAAGAAGAGTGAATAAGACCTACCATGCGATCATAGGCGGTACGCATACTTTTCAGAATTTACTGGTTGATTTACCGATCTTGAACCAGGGTAATAAAAATGTATCTATTGACCGTGCCAATGGCAAAGCAGCAGAAACCATTTTCAATTCGATCAAATATTACAAGAATTATACATTAGTGGAATGTAAACCCATTACCGGACGGATGCATCAAATCCGTATTCACCTCGCGACACAACATGCAGCAATTGTTGGCGACGATATGTATCGCGGCAAACCGGTCTATTTATCCCAAATCAAAAAACGAGGCTATACGTTGTCGAAAGATGAAGAAGAACAGCCTATCATGAAGCGTTTTGCGCTACATGCCAAACATATCGAATTCGAACTGAATGGAGTTAAAATGGTTTTCGATGCGCCCTATCCAAAGGATTTTGCGACATTATTGAAACTGTTAGATAAGTTTGATTCATAAATAGCCCGGTTACAGATGAATCCGAAGACAAAAAAAATAGTCGGAAACGTTGTATTTGTACTGGTTATTGGCTTGCTGATTTGGCCAACAAGTCGAAGTTATTTTCAGCAAGCCCTAATGAAAATAGGCTTCTTTAAACTAAAGTTAGAAGTTACGCCGGACGCTAAAAAATCTTTTGCGACTTCGCCCAGGTTAGGCACTGAGGTATCTTTTATAAACCAGCAAGGCGTGCCTGTAAAGGTGGCTGATCTCAGAGGAAAAGTGATTTTTATCAATTTTTGGGCAACTTGGTGTGCCCCTTGCCGGGCCGAAATGCCCTCGATTAACAAACTTTATAATACGTATAAGGATAACGCCCATGTTGTGTTTTTGATTGTTGAGGTAGAGGGTGATCGAGCGAAGGCCGAAGCGTTTATTAAGGGAGAGGGTTTGAACTTACCACTAAGCTTTCCAAACAGTGATATTCCAAAGGAGTGGCTTTCTGGGCCTATTCCAACAACGCTCATATTGGATAAGGAAGGAAATCTTGCCGCACGGCATGAAGGACTGGCTGACTATTCCACTCCAGAGGTGACCACATTTATTCAAGATTTAATCAATAAATAATTTTTTAAGATTTCTAAAATAAGCATGACAAGAGCAGAACTTATTCATCAAATAAAAGCGAAACGCTCATTTCTATGTGTCGGACTGGACACAGACCTAGCCAAAATCCCTGATCATCTTTTAGACGATGAGGATCCGATCTATAGCTTTAACAAAGCCATAATAGAAGCAACAGCTGATCTTTGTGTAGCCTACAAACCGAATATAGCATTTTATGAATGTTATGGAATAAAAGGTTGGCAATCGCTTCAAAAAACCTGGGCCGCCTTGCCAAAGGACTGTTTTAGTATTGCTGACGCAAAAAGAGGGGATATCGGTAATACATCCGGGCGTTACGCAATGGCATTTTTTGATGAAAAAGCTTCTGG
The genomic region above belongs to Sphingobacterium zeae and contains:
- a CDS encoding RluA family pseudouridine synthase yields the protein MIQNENRLFKFPKFSELIIHEDENLIVINKPPFVASLDEREGGEVNILRLAKKYHPDAQVCHRLDKETSGILLIAKNPETYRSISIAFEKRRVNKTYHAIIGGTHTFQNLLVDLPILNQGNKNVSIDRANGKAAETIFNSIKYYKNYTLVECKPITGRMHQIRIHLATQHAAIVGDDMYRGKPVYLSQIKKRGYTLSKDEEEQPIMKRFALHAKHIEFELNGVKMVFDAPYPKDFATLLKLLDKFDS
- the panB gene encoding 3-methyl-2-oxobutanoate hydroxymethyltransferase, whose translation is MSVNKEMKRVSTAMLQAMKDRQEKISMLTSYDYSMAKMVDQAGVDVILIGDSAANVFAGYETTLPITLDHMIYHAASVARGTQRAMVLADLPFGSYQGSADEAYNAAVRMMKESGAHALKLEGGLEIIANIKKIISGGIPVCGHLGLTPQSINKFGNFGVRAKEEQEAAKLIEDALALQDAGCFAIVLEKIPAKLAKAVTETLTIPTVGIGAGADCDGQVLVINDMLGMNADFKPKFMRHFANLHEQIITAVSDYVAEVKAVKYPNEDEQY
- a CDS encoding efflux RND transporter periplasmic adaptor subunit — translated: MNKKSIIYLLLACAVFGGAYFLLTARKDKVGTDKPKEKKDVPVPAQAIIAKSSVADRSINLSGSIDAEEQVEVRSEVSGRITKIYFAEGQRVRQGEPLIKIDDIELQAQLRQSQTTNQLNAENERRAKLLLQKGAISQEEFDIASAALKTSAAQIQLIQAQISKTTIRAPFSGMIGLRNISVGAIVSPTTLITNLVKDNLVKITFAVPEKYSSIVKINMPIEFSVANDPTVMKATIYAIEPQVSLNTRTLTVRARATNEQGKLKVGSFVNVSVPIEVENDAISIPTEAIVPVQDGKKVFVLQHGLAKEVKVETGARTDKDIVVLSGISVGDTVLTTGVLSLKDGSKVKVSLAN
- a CDS encoding 30S ribosomal protein THX, producing the protein MGKGDIKTRRGKISNGSFGKRRPHLSRAAIKPKINDEAPKEVEQKTKSKK
- a CDS encoding TlpA family protein disulfide reductase, encoding MNPKTKKIVGNVVFVLVIGLLIWPTSRSYFQQALMKIGFFKLKLEVTPDAKKSFATSPRLGTEVSFINQQGVPVKVADLRGKVIFINFWATWCAPCRAEMPSINKLYNTYKDNAHVVFLIVEVEGDRAKAEAFIKGEGLNLPLSFPNSDIPKEWLSGPIPTTLILDKEGNLAARHEGLADYSTPEVTTFIQDLINK